In Humulus lupulus chromosome 6, drHumLupu1.1, whole genome shotgun sequence, a single genomic region encodes these proteins:
- the LOC133782787 gene encoding probable sucrose-phosphate synthase 1, with translation MAGNDWINSYLEAILDVGPGLDDVKSSLLLRERGHFSPTRYFVEEVITGFDETDLHRSWVKASATRSPQERNTRLENMCWRIWNLARQKKQLEGEELQRKAKRRMEREKGRREATADMSEDLSEGEKGDMVGDVSVHGESSRGRLPRINSSDAMEIWASQQKGKKTYIVLVSIHGLIRGENMELGRDSDTGGQVKYVVELARALGSMPGVYRVDLLTRQVSSPDVDWTYAEPTEMLSPRNADDFSDEMGESSGAYIIRIPFGPRDKYIPKELLWPHIPEFVDGALTHIIQMSKVLGEQIGSGKPVWPAAIHGHYADAGDSVALLSGALNVPMLFTGHSLGRDKLEQLLKQSHSSRDEINSTYKIMRRIEAEELSLDASEIVITSTRQEIEEQWRLYDGFDPILERKIRARIKRNVSCYGRFMPRMVIIPPGMEFHHIVPLDGDMDGETETNEDHPTSPDPHIWTEIMRFFTNPRKPMILALARPDPKKNITTLVKAFGECRPLRELANLTLIMGNREGIDEMSGTNSSVLLSVLKLIDKYDLYGQVAYPKHHKQSDVPDIYRLAAKTKGVFINPAFIEPFGLTLIEATAYGLPIVATKNGGPVDIHRVLDNGLLIDPHDQHSIAEALLKLVADRQLWARCRQNGLKNIHLFSWPEHCKTYLSKIGSFKPRHPQWQRNDEDDGETSESDSPGDSLRDIHDISLNLRFSMDGEKSGTSGNDNISESGGSADRSSRIENAVLAWSKGFSKETRRLGSMEKPDQNSSAKFPALRRRKHLFVIAVDCDSSTDLLETIKKVLEAAGKERSEGSVGFILSTSLTISEIRSFLAAGGLSPNDFDAFICNSGSDLYYSSLNSEDRPFVVDFYYHSHIEYRWGGEGLRKTLIRWATSLSDKKSENEEQIVTASEQLSTDYCYAFKVQKPGKVPPVRELRKLLRIQALRCHVIYSQNGTRLNVIPVLASRAQALRYLYVRWGVDMSKMVVIVGECGDTDYEELLGGVHKSVILKGVCSNAINQHANRSYPLADVIPFDSANIVHTAEFCSSEDIRSSLEKLGVFKN, from the exons atggctGGAAATGATTGGATAAACAGCTACCTGGAGGCGATTCTTGACGTCGGTCCAGGATTAGACGACGTGAAATCCTCGTTGCTACTCAGAGAGAGAGGTCACTTCAGTCCTACTCGCTACTTCGTTGAGGAAGTCATCACTGGATTCGATGAGACCGATCTCCATCGTTCTTGGGTTAAA GCTTCGGCTACAAGGAGTCCCCAGGAAAGGAATACTAGATTGGAGAATATGTGTTGGAGGATTTGGAATTTGGCTCGCCAGAAGAAGCAG CTTGAGGGAGAAGAACTACAGAGAAAGGCTAAGCGTCGTATGGAGCGAGAAAAAGGCCGTCGGGAAGCTACTGCTGATATGTCTGAAGACTTATCAGAAGGAGAAAAGGGTGATATGGTCGGTGATGTGTCGGTTCATGGTGAAAGTTCCAGGGGCAGACTGCCAAGAATTAATTCCAGTGATGCTATGGAGATTTGGGCAAGTCAGCAAAAGGGGAAAAAAACATATATTGTATTAGTAAG CATTCATGGTCTAATAAGAGGAGAAAATATGGAGCTTGGTCGTGACTCTGATACTGGTGGTCAG GTTAAGTATGTTGTGGAACTTGCAAGGGCTTTGGGCTCCATGCCAGGTGTATATCGTGTTGATCTGCTAACTAGACAAGTATCATCGCCAGATGTGGATTGGACTTATGCTGAGCCCACAGAGATGCTTAGTCCAAGAAATGCAGATGATTTCtcagatgagatgggtgagagcaGCGGTGCTTATATCATTCGTATACCATTTGGTCCAAGAGATAAATATATTCCTAAAGAACTTCTTTGGCCTCATATCCCTGAATTTGTTGATGGTGCCCTGACTCACATTATACAAATGTCCAAAGTTTTGGGTGAACAAATTGGCAGTGGGAAACCTGTTTGGCCTGCTGCCATCCATGGGCATTATGCTGATGCAGGCGATTCTGTTGCTCTTTTATCTGGTGCATTGAATGTACCAATGCTCTTTACTGGGCACTCACTAGGTCGTGACAAGTTGGAACAGCTTTTAAAGCAAAGTCATTCTTCAAGAGATGAAATAAACTCGACATACAAAATAATGCGTCGTATAGAGGCTGAGGAATTATCACTTGATGCCTCTGAAATAGTAATAACTAGCACTAGGCAGGAGATAGAGGAGCAGTGGCGTTTGTACGATGGTTTTGATCCTATACTGGAACGTAAAATACGTGCAAGGATCAAGCGTAATGTGAGCTGTTATGGAAGGTTCATGCCTCGCATGGTG ATAATTCCTCCTGGAATGGAGTTTCATCATATTGTTCCTCTAGATGGTGATATGGATGGTGAGACAGAAACTAATGAGGACCATCCTACTTCTCCCGATCCACATATCTGGACTGAG ATAATGCGCTTCTTTACCAACCCTCGCAAGCCAATGATTCTTGCCCTTGCTAGACCAGATCCTAAAAAGAACATTACTACTTTGGTCAAAGCATTTGGAGAATGTCGTCCATTAAGGGAACTTGCAAACCTT ACGTTGATTATGGGTAATCGAGAAGGCATTGATGAAATGTCAGGCACAAATTCCTCTGTTCTTCTCTCTGTACTGAAGCTTATTGACAAATATGATTTATATGGACAAGTTGCATACCCAAAACACCACAAGCAGTCTGATGTTCCAGACATATATCGTCTTGCTGCTAAGACAAAG GGTGTTTTCATTAATCCAGCTTTCATTGAGCCATTTGGGCTGACTTTGATTGAG GCAACAGCTTATGGTCTTCCCATCGTTGCAACAAAAAATGGTGGCCCGGTTGACATACACCGG GTACTTGATAATGGTCTTCTTATTGATCCCCATGATCAGCACTCTATTGCGGAGGCTCTTCTAAAGCTTGTTGCAGATAGGCAACTTTGGGCAAGGTGCCGACAGAATGGGTTAAAAAATATTCATCTATTTTCGTGGCCAGAGCACTGCAAGACTTACCTTTCTAAAATAGGCAGTTTCAAACCAAGGCATCCACAATGgcaaagaaatgatgaagacgaTGGCGAAACTTCAGAATCAGATTCACCAGGTGATTCCTTGAGAGATATTCATGATAtatctttgaacttgaggttttcAATGGATGGGGAAAAGAGTGGAACTAGTGGCAATGATAACATTTCAGAATCAGGAGGTTCTGCTGATAGAAGTAGTAGAATAGAGAATGCTGTTTTGGCATGGTCAAAGGGTTTTTCAAAGGAGACACGAAGGTTAGGATCAATGGAGAAACCGGACCAAAACAGTTCTGCTAAGTTTCCGGCCTTGAGGAGGAGGAAGCATCTGTTTGTCATTGCTGTGGATTGTGATAGTAGTACAGATCTTCTTGAAACAATTAAAAAGGTTCTTGAGGCTGCAGGGAAGGAAAGGAGTGAAGGCTCTGTAGGGTTCATATTGTCAACATCTTTAACCATTTCCGAGATTCGTTCATTCCTGGCTGCAGGGGGTTTGAGTCCCAATGATTTTGATGCTTTTATTTGCAATAGTGGTAGTGATCTATACTATTCGTCTCTTAATTCAGAAGATCGCCCATTTGTGGTTGACTTTTACTACCACTCACATATTGAATATCGATGGGGTGGAGAAGGATTGAGGAAGACTTTGATTCGTTGGGCTACTTCACTATCCGATAAGAAGTCTGAAAATGAGGAACAAATTGTTACTGCTTCTGAACAACTTTCTACCGATTACTGTTATGCTTTTAAAGTGCAAAAGCCAGGGAAG GTTCCCCCTGTTAGGGAGCTCCGGAAGTTGCTGAGAATCCAGGCTTTACGCTGCCATGTTATTTATTCTCAAAATGGGACCAGACTCAATGTAATCCCTGTACTGGCTTCTCGTGCCCAAGCCCTCAG GTATTTATATGTTCGATGGGGTGTGGACATGTCGAAAATGGTGGTTATTGTGGGAGAATGTGGGGACACAGACTATGAAGAATTGCTTGGTGGGGTGCACAAGAGTGTGATATTGAAAGGAGTTTGTAGCAATGCAATCAATCAACATGCTAACAGAAGCTACCCTCTAGCAGATGTGATCCCATTTGACAGTGCCAACATTGTTCACACAGCCGAATTTTGCAGCAGTGAAGATATCCGATCTTCCTTGGAGAAGTTGGGAGTTTTCAAAAACTAG